The following coding sequences lie in one Synechococcus sp. CC9902 genomic window:
- a CDS encoding Gfo/Idh/MocA family protein: protein MSADPIVPVKVGVIGIGNMGWHHARVLSLLRDADLIGVADPDPERGHMATEQFGCRWFADYREMLSEVEAVCIAVPTLLHHPVGLACLQAGLHVLIEKPIAASQDEATALINAAHQAHRLLQVGHIERFNPAFRELIKVVANEEVVVLEGRRHSPHSDRANDVSVVLDLMIHDIDLVLELAQAPVVRLAAAGGRSAEGPIDYVNATLGFENGVVASLTASKMSHRKIRSLSAHCRSSLVETDFLNHTLHIHRRAHEWVSADHGELLYRNDGFIEEVSTTSIEPLYAELEHFLQCVRGRETPAVDGLQASRALKLADLIEQAVEHPDSGHPLAAPI, encoded by the coding sequence ATGTCTGCCGACCCCATCGTTCCGGTAAAGGTCGGGGTGATCGGCATCGGCAACATGGGCTGGCATCACGCCAGGGTGCTCAGCCTTCTTCGCGACGCTGACCTCATTGGTGTTGCTGATCCAGACCCTGAACGTGGCCACATGGCCACCGAACAATTCGGTTGCCGTTGGTTTGCGGATTACCGCGAGATGTTGTCTGAGGTTGAAGCGGTCTGTATTGCAGTGCCGACATTGCTGCATCACCCGGTTGGTTTGGCCTGTCTCCAAGCCGGGCTGCACGTTTTGATCGAAAAACCGATCGCCGCCAGCCAAGACGAAGCCACGGCACTGATCAATGCGGCCCATCAAGCCCATCGCCTCTTACAGGTGGGGCATATCGAACGGTTTAACCCCGCCTTCCGAGAACTCATCAAGGTGGTGGCGAATGAAGAGGTCGTGGTCTTGGAAGGCCGTCGTCATAGCCCCCATTCCGATCGGGCTAACGATGTGTCGGTGGTGCTCGATTTAATGATTCACGACATTGATTTGGTCTTGGAGCTGGCCCAAGCTCCAGTGGTGCGATTAGCGGCTGCTGGAGGTCGTAGTGCCGAGGGGCCTATTGATTACGTGAATGCCACGCTTGGTTTTGAGAACGGGGTGGTGGCAAGCCTGACGGCTAGCAAGATGAGTCATCGCAAGATCCGCAGTTTGAGTGCGCACTGCCGTTCGAGCTTGGTGGAAACGGATTTTCTCAATCACACCTTGCACATTCACCGTCGTGCCCATGAGTGGGTCTCTGCCGATCACGGAGAGCTGCTGTATCGAAACGATGGATTCATTGAAGAGGTCAGCACCACGTCGATCGAACCTTTGTATGCCGAACTGGAACATTTCCTCCAGTGCGTGCGAGGACGGGAAACTCCAGCGGTGGATGGTCTTCAGGCTTCAAGAGCGCTCAAGTTGGCTGATTTGATCGAGCAGGCTGTCGAACACCCCGACTCTGGTCATCCGCTTGCCGCACCGATTTAA
- a CDS encoding glycoside hydrolase family 15 protein has product MVLSTTELPQDNSRRDEVLERLDRAIERVVLERQDPISGLLPASTAHTIHGNYGDAWVRDCVYSIQCVWGLTLAHRRRDGSSSPRAWELEQHVVALMRGLLRSMLRQANKVERFKTSLNPLDALHAKYDGCSGDPVVVDDAWGHLQLDATSLFLLQLAQLTRSGCAVIRSRDEADFIQNLIHYIARAYRIPDYGIWERGDKANHGCPERNASSIGMAKAALEALDGLDLYGPHGNGSCRVLVPQGAIVRLRRALVGLLPRESASKEADSACLSVVGYPAWAVEDSDLVDRTLRRIRRELGGHYGYKRFLRDGHQTVVEDASRLHYEPEELSEFEGIESEWPLFLAFELVTACCEQRWDDAQTWHAKLKTLAVQTNGDALYPELYLVERSAIEDERRTPGSQRRIANTNLPLIWTQSLAWLGEMLLERLITPADIDPCNRRTPAALGADSVLVAFAPQTADVREALIAAGCPVDAEETISIHSSSALKNHLKSAGNNQRLGLSGRPGHRVETEETARFYRHNGQQLVFTPTVLEDSNSYLADDTQQLLESVVDELHLLQRHWRGSGLPLLVIPVNSALFHQDPEIYLQLCQKLESGSLETISVQCDCLSRLAAQGQWVDLPNNQAPLNSTNITPSIVLRDATDLRDLTAAEEQELDDTSIEQLTKRLSRSSLLHEQAEVLELLQRRLGSQKVQLRPGERPIELRQLLAEVYQHGLRCQDWNVVRRCAGAMGMVHPQLEDALTDLLVRQKQVVVGRNYTGESRLSQPQDSTAIAERIERTSGIDARERMLEQELLLALDSMVRREPTLLDGSLTLQLGQLLLLLTSELSGEQSLSQDEAFEILCCEPPHRIRSRLRSVLTDVDHAKAALKRSEQLHVSGRVQWTVPDPLERRPGNGDWLQHRIRLGSLQKVPRDFYAGIWSLLQHCRGLVIGDKLERRNRLNSRLVLEKTAGERNFATLVDHLLSRIEAPEYRQLCCECLLSLMAFVEANADVRFDDDLALDVVIGHAVRVGWQHSHPSMDVDEYAKHKAQAWDQFYLASPGDCRRWQVIALKELTEQNSLV; this is encoded by the coding sequence ATGGTTTTGTCGACGACGGAACTCCCCCAAGACAACAGCCGTCGCGATGAGGTTCTTGAACGACTCGATCGAGCGATCGAGAGGGTGGTCCTTGAACGACAGGATCCCATTAGTGGCTTGTTGCCCGCCAGTACGGCACACACCATCCATGGCAACTACGGCGATGCCTGGGTGCGCGACTGTGTGTACTCCATCCAGTGCGTCTGGGGACTCACCCTCGCCCACCGTCGGCGTGATGGGAGCAGTAGCCCCAGAGCCTGGGAATTGGAGCAGCACGTCGTTGCTCTCATGCGCGGTCTGTTGCGCTCCATGCTGCGCCAGGCGAACAAGGTTGAACGCTTCAAAACAAGCCTGAATCCGCTGGATGCACTCCATGCGAAATACGACGGATGCTCGGGGGATCCCGTCGTCGTCGACGACGCTTGGGGTCACTTGCAGCTCGATGCCACATCGCTGTTTCTTCTCCAGCTGGCTCAGCTGACGCGGAGCGGATGTGCCGTGATCCGGAGTCGGGACGAAGCCGATTTCATTCAAAACTTGATCCACTACATCGCTCGGGCGTACCGCATCCCGGATTACGGCATTTGGGAGCGGGGTGATAAGGCCAACCATGGTTGCCCCGAGCGCAATGCCAGCTCGATCGGCATGGCAAAAGCCGCCCTGGAAGCCCTCGATGGGCTTGATCTTTATGGACCCCATGGAAATGGATCTTGCCGCGTTCTGGTTCCACAAGGGGCGATCGTGCGTCTACGGCGGGCCTTGGTGGGCTTGCTGCCAAGGGAATCCGCCAGCAAAGAAGCCGATAGCGCCTGCTTATCGGTGGTGGGCTATCCGGCATGGGCCGTGGAGGACTCGGACCTGGTGGATCGAACCCTGCGGCGGATCCGGCGGGAACTTGGAGGCCATTACGGCTACAAACGCTTTCTCAGAGACGGCCATCAAACCGTCGTGGAAGATGCGAGCCGACTGCACTACGAGCCTGAAGAGCTTTCCGAGTTCGAAGGAATTGAGTCGGAATGGCCCCTGTTCCTCGCCTTCGAACTGGTCACAGCCTGCTGTGAACAGCGTTGGGATGACGCGCAAACCTGGCACGCCAAGTTAAAAACGCTGGCCGTTCAAACAAACGGAGACGCGTTGTATCCCGAGCTTTATCTGGTGGAGAGGAGTGCCATCGAAGACGAGCGCCGCACCCCCGGCAGCCAACGCCGTATCGCCAACACCAACCTTCCCTTGATCTGGACCCAGAGCTTGGCCTGGCTCGGAGAAATGCTGCTGGAACGCTTAATCACCCCCGCTGATATCGATCCCTGCAACCGACGCACACCCGCAGCGCTCGGTGCGGATTCAGTGCTGGTGGCCTTTGCGCCTCAAACAGCCGACGTGCGGGAGGCGCTGATCGCCGCTGGCTGTCCCGTCGATGCGGAGGAAACAATCAGCATCCATTCCTCCTCCGCCCTCAAAAACCACCTGAAATCAGCGGGCAACAACCAACGCCTCGGCCTCAGCGGCCGCCCAGGACATCGAGTCGAAACCGAAGAGACCGCTCGGTTTTACCGACACAACGGCCAACAACTAGTGTTCACGCCGACTGTTTTAGAAGACAGCAACAGCTACCTCGCGGATGACACGCAGCAACTACTCGAGAGCGTTGTCGATGAGCTGCACTTACTGCAACGCCACTGGAGAGGGAGCGGATTGCCTCTGCTTGTGATTCCCGTCAATAGCGCACTCTTCCACCAAGATCCCGAGATCTACCTCCAACTTTGTCAAAAGCTTGAGAGCGGCTCCCTCGAGACCATCTCAGTGCAATGCGACTGCCTCAGTCGACTAGCAGCACAGGGGCAATGGGTCGATTTGCCAAACAACCAAGCCCCCCTTAATTCGACAAACATCACTCCATCCATCGTGCTCCGCGATGCCACGGACCTTCGCGACCTCACCGCAGCAGAAGAGCAAGAACTCGATGACACCTCGATTGAGCAGCTCACGAAGCGGCTATCGAGAAGTTCCTTGTTGCATGAACAAGCGGAGGTGCTGGAACTTCTCCAACGCCGTCTGGGCTCACAAAAAGTGCAGCTCCGTCCTGGAGAGCGCCCGATCGAGCTGCGGCAGCTACTGGCGGAGGTGTATCAACACGGCCTGCGCTGCCAAGACTGGAATGTGGTGCGTCGTTGTGCGGGCGCCATGGGCATGGTGCACCCCCAACTCGAAGATGCCCTCACCGATTTGCTTGTTCGCCAAAAACAAGTCGTGGTTGGTCGCAATTACACAGGAGAGTCCCGTCTAAGCCAACCGCAAGACAGCACCGCGATCGCGGAACGAATCGAACGCACCAGCGGCATTGATGCCCGCGAGCGAATGCTGGAGCAAGAGCTCTTGCTCGCCCTGGACAGCATGGTCCGACGCGAGCCAACGCTGCTCGACGGGAGCCTCACCCTGCAGCTCGGACAACTCCTGTTGCTGCTCACATCCGAACTTTCAGGGGAACAAAGCCTGAGTCAGGACGAGGCTTTTGAGATCCTCTGCTGCGAACCGCCCCACAGGATTCGCAGCCGTCTTCGCTCCGTGCTCACCGATGTCGACCATGCCAAAGCCGCTCTCAAACGCAGTGAGCAGCTCCATGTGAGCGGGCGTGTGCAATGGACGGTGCCCGATCCCCTGGAACGCCGTCCTGGCAACGGTGATTGGCTGCAACATCGAATTCGTCTCGGCTCACTCCAAAAAGTGCCGCGCGATTTCTACGCGGGGATTTGGTCCTTGCTGCAGCACTGCCGCGGCCTCGTGATCGGCGACAAATTGGAACGCCGCAACCGACTGAATAGCCGTCTTGTTCTTGAAAAGACGGCAGGGGAACGTAATTTCGCAACCCTGGTCGATCACCTCTTAAGCCGAATCGAGGCTCCGGAATACCGCCAATTGTGCTGTGAATGTTTGCTGTCGCTCATGGCTTTCGTGGAAGCCAACGCTGACGTGCGCTTCGATGATGATCTGGCACTCGATGTGGTGATTGGCCATGCGGTGCGGGTGGGATGGCAACACTCACATCCATCGATGGATGTCGATGAATATGCGAAGCACAAAGCTCAAGCCTGGGATCAGTTCTACCTGGCCTCACCTGGAGATTGTCGACGCTGGCAGGTGATTGCCCTCAAGGAGCTCACTGAGCAAAACAGCCTGGTCTGA
- a CDS encoding WecB/TagA/CpsF family glycosyltransferase produces MDSVTTSPYDHRRCHVLGVPVDACRDVQAAALGLHANGGGRIVTLNAEMTMAARDDQQLGAAIQTAQLVIPDGAGVVWALSKQRVHVVKSAGIELAWSLLSYAASHGWRVALIGASPAVMESLRMSLPQKFPGLNLVFAVDGYQSDQAWPGLESELKILQADLVLIALGVPRQETWSQRVQQGQSGLWMGVGGSFDVWAGTKKRAPNWMCRMQIEWLYRLLQEPSRWKRMLALPAFVWQVVKTG; encoded by the coding sequence ATGGATTCAGTCACGACAAGTCCTTATGACCATCGGCGCTGTCACGTGCTTGGTGTTCCAGTGGATGCTTGCCGCGATGTGCAAGCGGCTGCCTTAGGTCTCCATGCCAATGGAGGCGGACGCATTGTCACGCTCAATGCGGAGATGACGATGGCAGCCAGGGATGATCAGCAGCTTGGTGCTGCGATTCAAACGGCTCAGCTCGTGATTCCTGATGGCGCAGGCGTTGTTTGGGCCCTCTCCAAACAACGCGTGCATGTGGTGAAAAGTGCAGGGATTGAATTGGCTTGGAGCCTGTTGAGCTATGCGGCCTCCCATGGCTGGCGCGTGGCCTTAATCGGTGCATCCCCCGCGGTGATGGAGTCGCTCAGAATGTCCTTGCCTCAGAAGTTTCCGGGCCTCAACCTGGTTTTCGCCGTTGATGGTTATCAATCGGATCAGGCATGGCCCGGTTTGGAATCAGAGCTCAAGATTCTGCAAGCCGATTTGGTCTTAATTGCTCTGGGCGTGCCTCGCCAAGAAACCTGGTCACAACGGGTCCAGCAAGGACAATCCGGGTTGTGGATGGGAGTTGGTGGAAGCTTTGATGTTTGGGCCGGTACCAAAAAAAGAGCACCCAACTGGATGTGTCGGATGCAAATCGAGTGGCTTTATCGACTGCTCCAAGAGCCAAGCCGATGGAAACGCATGTTGGCGTTACCGGCCTTCGTTTGGCAGGTCGTCAAAACTGGCTGA
- a CDS encoding photosystem II reaction center protein K, with product MAAFTLDLMAQLPEAYQAFSPLIDILPLIPVFFLLLAFVWQASVGFR from the coding sequence ATGGCCGCCTTTACCCTCGATTTGATGGCTCAGCTGCCCGAGGCCTATCAAGCCTTCTCACCGCTGATCGACATCCTTCCCTTGATCCCGGTGTTTTTCCTGCTGCTTGCCTTTGTGTGGCAAGCATCCGTTGGTTTCCGCTGA
- the tgt gene encoding tRNA guanosine(34) transglycosylase Tgt, which translates to MFNFEISAHCPHTKGRCGCFHTPHGPVQTPRFMPVGTLATVKGISTEQLARTGAQMVLSNTYHLHLQPGEQVVAEAGGLHRFMGWDGPMLTDSGGFQVFSLGNLNKIDERGVVFRNPRDGRTIDMTPEHATNIQMALGADVAMAFDQCPPYPATENDVKDACRRTHAWLERCVNAHTRSDQALFGIVQGGCFPHLRRESARAVAAFDLPGIAIGGVSVGEPTDDMHRIVRDIGPLLPLDRPRYLMGIGTLREMAVAVANGIDLFDCVLPTRLGRHGTALVGGERWNLRNARFRNDHTPLDSSCSCLACTGHSRAYIHHLIRSDELLGLTLLSLHNITHLVRFTNAMAQAIQDGCFSEDFAPWQEDSPAHHTW; encoded by the coding sequence GTGTTCAACTTCGAGATCAGCGCCCATTGCCCCCACACGAAGGGGCGATGTGGCTGCTTCCACACCCCGCATGGCCCGGTGCAGACCCCGCGGTTCATGCCTGTGGGCACCCTGGCCACAGTGAAAGGGATCAGCACAGAGCAACTGGCCCGCACGGGAGCCCAGATGGTGCTGTCAAACACATATCACCTGCATCTTCAACCCGGCGAACAAGTCGTCGCAGAGGCTGGAGGCCTTCACCGGTTTATGGGGTGGGATGGACCCATGCTCACCGATTCAGGGGGATTCCAAGTTTTCAGCCTCGGGAATCTGAACAAGATTGATGAACGAGGGGTGGTGTTTCGCAACCCGCGAGATGGGCGCACTATCGACATGACGCCAGAGCATGCCACCAACATTCAAATGGCCCTTGGCGCTGATGTGGCGATGGCCTTTGACCAATGTCCGCCCTACCCAGCAACAGAAAACGATGTGAAAGATGCCTGTCGACGCACCCACGCCTGGCTTGAACGCTGCGTCAATGCCCATACCCGATCCGACCAAGCCCTGTTCGGCATCGTTCAAGGTGGCTGCTTCCCCCACCTCCGTCGCGAAAGCGCTCGAGCCGTCGCCGCCTTCGACCTTCCTGGCATCGCCATCGGCGGCGTCAGCGTGGGCGAACCGACGGACGACATGCATCGAATCGTGCGCGACATCGGTCCGCTCTTACCGCTGGATCGACCCCGTTACCTCATGGGGATTGGCACGTTGCGTGAGATGGCCGTTGCCGTCGCCAACGGCATCGATTTATTCGATTGCGTACTCCCCACTCGCCTGGGCCGCCATGGCACAGCACTGGTGGGTGGAGAACGCTGGAACCTCCGCAATGCCCGCTTCAGGAATGACCACACGCCCCTTGATTCCAGCTGTTCGTGTTTGGCCTGTACGGGCCATAGCCGCGCTTACATCCACCATCTAATTCGCAGCGACGAGCTCCTGGGACTCACACTGCTGAGCCTGCACAACATCACGCATCTGGTGCGATTCACCAATGCCATGGCTCAAGCCATCCAAGACGGCTGTTTTTCAGAGGATTTCGCTCCCTGGCAAGAGGACTCACCAGCCCATCACACGTGGTAG
- a CDS encoding adenosylcobinamide-GDP ribazoletransferase → MKAGIVRIVFPWLSDLAGAWIFYSVLPAWPWPRPRFERIARFAPWIGLWIGVLQALLWWGLSGLGWSDVALAPVVMAVGIWLGGGLHQDGLMDTADGLAAGAARRLEAMEDSRVGASGALALAVVLLLQLAALFQLQEQAPLALLLAGFWGRVSPLWAMARFDYLRSDGTAGFHRRYGQPLWDVVPTVVACLAFVPFVAPLPLLIGAPVAVGVAERLGRRLGGHTGDSYGAVVVVSEAITLLLLAGLAAAN, encoded by the coding sequence ATGAAGGCTGGGATCGTCAGGATTGTTTTCCCTTGGTTGTCGGATTTGGCGGGAGCCTGGATTTTTTATTCGGTGTTGCCGGCCTGGCCTTGGCCACGGCCTCGTTTTGAACGCATTGCCCGTTTTGCTCCATGGATTGGTCTGTGGATCGGGGTGCTGCAGGCCTTGCTGTGGTGGGGCCTGAGTGGACTGGGTTGGAGTGATGTCGCCTTGGCGCCAGTCGTGATGGCAGTGGGGATTTGGCTGGGGGGTGGTCTGCATCAAGACGGCTTGATGGATACCGCCGATGGCTTGGCTGCTGGGGCCGCGAGACGCCTTGAAGCCATGGAAGACAGCCGGGTGGGAGCAAGTGGTGCGTTGGCCTTAGCTGTTGTGTTGTTGCTTCAGCTCGCTGCCTTGTTCCAGCTCCAGGAACAAGCGCCTTTGGCTTTGCTCTTGGCGGGATTTTGGGGGCGCGTTTCGCCCCTATGGGCGATGGCACGATTCGACTATCTCCGCTCCGATGGCACGGCGGGTTTTCATCGGCGTTATGGACAACCGTTGTGGGATGTGGTGCCAACGGTGGTTGCTTGTTTGGCATTCGTTCCTTTTGTCGCTCCCCTGCCCCTGCTGATCGGTGCTCCGGTGGCCGTCGGCGTTGCAGAGCGTTTGGGACGACGTCTTGGCGGCCATACCGGCGATAGCTATGGCGCCGTGGTGGTGGTAAGTGAGGCGATCACGCTGTTGCTGCTGGCAGGGCTGGCTGCGGCCAACTGA